Part of the Henckelia pumila isolate YLH828 chromosome 2, ASM3356847v2, whole genome shotgun sequence genome is shown below.
CAACGTAGAACGGCAACCCCAGAAATGTTAGTAGGTAAGATTTTGTAGCAAATGATGAACTTATTACAAGAAAGGCAACTGATGAAACAAAGAGAAGACTGCCCATGTAGCCTGATCAAACTTTGGTTTACTAAATGGTGGTTGGAGCTATGAGAATGGGTTGCCAGCATAAAACAATATTGTATAGAAATTATTTATGTTACACCGGGAGAAACATACGAATACGTTAAAGCCAAGGAAAAAAACAAGGCCCCTTTCAGAATCGGGATTGACAATTTCAAAGTGTTGCATGTCAAATCACTGGTTATATTTAAGCTCACCGGCGCGGGTATCTTTATAGCCGGATATATATTTTTGGTACTGGATTGATAGGGACTTGCAATTTTAATACAGTTTCATATCCAACTTTCGTTAATTGAAACATAGTATCCTTCTCTTGATGTATCCCACTACACCTtggaaataagattgaaaattaaacaAAACGAGACAACCTTATAAAATCCATATAGATATAGCCCCACCAAATCAATTAACTAACATAATATCTTAGTCTAAACATCGAATACTCGGAGATCACCGAAACATGCACGCATAGTTTACAAAATGAGCACTGTGCTTAGTACTAAGCAAACATTAATTAgatttatttagttttcaagAGCAAAGGTCCAACGTTATCCCCAGTAGCTTTATTGTGCTTCAAATGGGTTCCATCGCACAGGGGAAAAGTCTTGGACCTCCAACACCTGCGCAACAAAATGAGATATATGGGTTGGGTAACAAAAAACCAACATTTTTTTGCCTATTTTCCAAGCAATACAAGAGAATTCTAGCTAAAATGGCCTAAATCTTCCCACGAGATATAAAATACAAATATACATAACTTTGGAACGACCGAGTCTCTTTACATCATATTCAATATTATATTCTGCATATAATCTTAAAATATTCAGATTTATATTAGCTAGAATCGACTAACTCACTGGTACCATAACATTCTACTGACATAAAAAGAACactaaaaatatgtatatatttcgCTGGAACCCGACAAGACAAGAACAAGAATTAGCACACGCGGTGTAACAGAAAATCCTACAAAAATAACCAACATTTATGAAGAAAATGAAATATCAGCAGCATTTACATAAATCAGTTCACAATTCTTCCTACAAAAATGAGTgccaattttaaaaaaaaaaaagtattctTGGCCAATGAAATAGATTGGAGTTCAAATTGCATAAAAAGAAACACACAGAGAATTCAATTCCTTGTCGATGTAAAAGAAAACCTGCAGTAGGCAGTGACGGGTTTGGAGAGGTCAGCGACGAGGACTGAGTCCACCACTTTATCTTCGGTCTTGCGGATATCTGGGTTCACCGCCTCAGCTCTCACCGCCACCATCCGCCGCGGCTTACCGGCAGCGGCCGGCGACGCGGGTCTGCCGTACGAGAGCCCGGCGTAAACAGTGCAAGAAACAGATGCCATGTATATTATTATAGCGAAAAATGCCAAATCCTGATTTGTGGGATTTTGGAAATGACTGCGAATTCTAGGGTGGGAGATGGTATCAGTCCAGTGAGTAGCCAATAACGAACTTGAGGCTGACACGCTCCcttgatatttttggattattttgttgatattgttttctattttttttttaattcatattTCATAGTAGTGTGCCTGTATATAAGGTACACACCATtacgaaaaataaaatattgattgaattttttttttaaagggaaaGAAGTTTATTTTGTACAATATCCCTTATTTTATTCTTACGAAATATTAATCTGCtcagaaaaaatatattaaggAAATATTTGTCAttactaaaaaaaatgattgttggattttggttttaaaaaaatcatttttgtttgttttttaaacctaaattatgtgttagcttatgtttaacataattaaaatccaaaagctagtcatataGTGATTATTATGATTCTTCAAaagtgattttaataaaaatgtcAATGTTAAAATAactataatcacttatttatcaaacactacccaactttgatttttagattttcacatctGTTTCCAAACACAACCAACTTTTGATGTTTcataacttttttataatctataaatttaatcacttctacaaaactCTCTTTCCACATAGCAAATGAATTAgctatttttgttttgtaattTGACTGACGACGCTACCAAATAATcaatatatcaaataaattgTTTTGTCTAATCTTTGGTTCAAATTTTATAAAAGATTGGTGtcatgaaatattattttatacaatATATCATCTTtgtattataaatcattcatcATCTCATCTACGAGTCAAACAATATTTAATGAATTTGAACATTGTCTCGAACTCTCGATTGCATGTTATAATATCTGCACTAGATATAATAAAAGGTAAATAGATGGAGGTGAATGGAAAATTCGAGATAAATTACTGATGGTTGGATAgcttgatttaaattttaattatctcCATTGGTTAATTATTAATGATCGAAATGTAGTTTAAATTGATcagaatttgatttgaatatttgaTAATAAAAAGATCACTTTAATGGCCCAAATATATTATCATTGGGCCGGCCTAATCATTTGACACTTGCTGAACCCAACGTTTATATACAAATGAAATAAACCGGTCTCTTTCTCTCTGTCTCTCTCTTTCTCAGTTGACACAGGTAGTGGAAGTCGCGGAAAAGCTAGAACGAGGATGGAGAAGCTTAGATGCCAAAGGATCGGATGCGAAGCACTCTTCACTGAAGAAGAAAATCAGGAAGATTCTTGTACTTATCACGATGCTGTAAGTACTCCTTCCCTCACTCTCTCTTGTTCGATTCgtgtatttttgaattttttgttttttttggatCTCTTTTATTTTTCGGTTAATTTACGATCGGTTACAAGATGAATTAGCTCGTTGGTGAAAGGTTATCTGAGTATTTTTTAGATTTGACGCATGGAATGTAGAGTCGGCAAATGATAGTAGGATTGATATCCTGCAGAAATCGTACTTGAATTTTGTCCTGGTTTAAGCTTTCCATTTATTTACCTAATGATGTACATTTTATTGCTGGAATCATGCTTTGGTTTGTTTCTTCAGCGTGTAGTCTTTTTTCTTCAGAGATGGAAGTACTAATAGATTTTCAATATATCTATGGTCAATTAGACTTTAGTTATTTCGGTTTTATCTAGATGGTAGAAAGTAATAGCGATTGACAATTATACACAGAAAATAGAGTGGTG
Proteins encoded:
- the LOC140879340 gene encoding CDGSH iron-sulfur domain-containing protein NEET, giving the protein MASVSCTVYAGLSYGRPASPAAAGKPRRMVAVRAEAVNPDIRKTEDKVVDSVLVADLSKPVTAYCRCWRSKTFPLCDGTHLKHNKATGDNVGPLLLKTK